CCCGCCCCCACGTGTGGGCGGGATTGCCTGCCCCCCCATGCGGAGGCGGGCTGATGAGGGCAGGTAGCGGGGTGTGGGCCCCATTACCTACCCCTAATTCTGTGTATACTCCTACTTGGGTTAtgcttttttctatttataaaattttacttttttaactttaaaaaaaaaaggaagtctGGAGACCATGGCCTATACCATGTGAGGAAAGAATTCCTCTATACCACAAAGTGCAACGCATCGTAGACTATACCTTGTGAAATTCTAGTGTATCTCCTCCAGATTTGCGAACCTCAACCATGTAGAGTGAAGGCGCCACCTCAAAAATCTGAAAGatagatattttagatttttccgGATCAAACTACTTCTAACATATGCTTAtaggaagagaatgagagaaagaAGGGGGAGGGGGTGTTTAGAATAAATATACCTCTGTTGCCACAGCTAAATGACCTTTACGTCCAGTTTTTTCACCATGAAGCTTCAACTGGGATAGGCAAaaaatgagggagagagaagagattatCAGAAGTGGAAGATAATTGAAGACTTGACGGATTTAATACTAAAGTTGAACTTCTTTACATTTAGAAGACAGCTACAATAATCTCATGGTAGAGAGAGAGTAATGCACCTTGAAATTACTTTTCTTTACATTGAAACCAAGAGGCATTGCAGCTTGCTCAATTTTTGAGATTATCTCGTTAGCAGGAGATTTGGATGTGAATCTTGTTTCCCTTTTAACAAAGCCCTGGTACCAAGGACATGCCAGCCAAGTTTAATGTCTATGAGTCAATCCAATAATAGCAACAGAGGACAAGAAGTTAGTTACCTTCCAAAACTATagaattttaaagataaaattacatgACTATTTCTATCAGCACTTACTTTGAAATCTCAACCAGGCTTAATTTTCACATTTAATTGGAGAATATCAGAATCTACAAGTGAATTTTAAGCACAAAGTTTAAGATATGTCAAGTGCTTAAGCCTGGTAACAGAAGGAGAAGAATCGATCACATCTTCTGAAAAGCCTTAAGCAATTAAGCCTAGTGATCATCATTTTCTCATATGATAGAATTTTTTCTATAAGCAATAATCATGTCATTAAAAACACTAAAATCCACAATCCATCTACAACGAGGTGTGacaaaagattatctcatatgGTATATAATGAGGTGTTTCCTTGACACAATTAAAATATCGGGTTTTCTTGACAAGTAGAACCAAGTCAGATATCTTGATATCAAGTCCAACAGCCAAAGACAAGCATACCATCTGCTTCTCAAAGAGACTACTGAGGTTGAGGCCCTGAGATGTAGAGATGAGCTCAAACGCATTCATGGTGACAGGTGCCATGGGCCCTTCTTCCCGCTTCTCAACAACAAGCTCTCGGGAATCCTATCCAAATGGGAAACAGCAAGTACAAAATACACGATAGCACcacatacaaaaaaattaaacaaaagccTAAAGTTTATGTATGTAGAAGGCCAATCTTACTCCTATTTCATTGAAGATATCATCCACATCGACAAGACTGACATCAGCATCCTCAAAACTAGGCGGCTTGTATCCTTTCTTAAACCACTCGTTCTCAATGACCTCAGCAATTGTAATCCGCTGTTTCATTCAATTAGCTCAAATATTCAAATACACATGAACTACATGATAGTAACAATAAAATTGAGAAAGAGACAATGACATACTGTTGAGGGACTAGGGTCCAGAATTCTTTTAATTAGTTTCTTTGCACTTGAGGAGAACCATGGGGGACATGTGAAGTCAGCCTTGAATATCTGTAGTTTACAGGTAAAGAGCATTAAagacaactaaaaaaaattcccaCTTCTCTGGGAGCTGTACTGTTTTTCCATTAGTATTGTATAAAAAGCATTATTGAAGAGAGGATGCAAAGTAATGCAATAAGATTTATGAATTCAAAATCTAAAGCTTCACACTTGAAGGGAGAATGTCCTATCAACCCTACACAAGACCACTGGAACCTAAAAACTCAATGTGGGAATGCAACTTGGATCGGCTCAGTCAAGGCCACATAAATCAAATCTATATTTAAGTTTAGCCTTGACTTGGAACAAGGAAACAAAACCTCGAGAACAGATAAATTGGGTAAAATTTCAGTGACTGGATtggtaaattaattaattaatttatttttatttttatttttattttttaaataagtaactGGATTGGCAAATTAATTCAATCCAAAGCATAGTTTCAGAGTGCGGTGAGCATTATGCACTTGTCAAAGaaacacaaaaaaacaaaaaaaagaaatgctCGCCAAAAATGTTAAGCCAAAAAAGACCTAAGGACAGCATGTTTACAAAGATACTCTATTTTTCTTTCGTAAACAAAAATGAGCAAAAGTTGACCATTATTTTTCTCCCTCACTCTGCTGCCATTACAAAAGCATCGCTTCCGGAAAGGGGAACACAGTATTTGGTTGATAACCCCCAATATTCTCACACTAACTCTCTTTTAGGTCAAAAACTGGCACATGTTAACCCTAACCTTTGCCAAGAAGTTGAAAAGCCATTGTTAATAACTTGGTGTACATGATGATGTCCAAAGAACAAACATCTAGTCCTAAAATATACTTTGCACCAACTCATTTTCAAAGCTAACAAAATCAAAAGCCAATGCAATTGCGCATTACTTCATTGACCATCATTCAGTTTTTTTCCAATTTGTAATGAAGAATTGATATGCCTACTTCATCTTCATATGTTACAACAAGTTCCCTGCCTTCACATGTCTTCTAATCCTATGCAATATTCTGCATTATTTCCTCCACCCTCAAAGTTACATCACAGAACAAGTATAAGCCATATAGCATGTAAACAGGATTTCAAACATACACTCTCAAATACACAATACATTGttttattcttaaaattagTTTCTGTTTCTACATTAGGTAATGCACTAGCATACAAGTGCAAGTTTGATTGCTCAAAACGTTGGGAATTCTAACAAAGATTAAAAAACTTAACCATGGATTTGGATGAGATTCTCGCTCAGAAAAAATTTGTAGCAATATATTCAACTATACTAAAAGCTAATTGTTTCCACAGAAAAATTTCGTTCATCAGGATCAATAGGATAACTGGACTCAAAAGAGAATTTAGACACTACATAAACTATGAAGAATGAGTCAATAGAAACAGAGACAGCAATTAACCTTTTTATATAATGCTGCGAGGTTGGATTCTTCAAAAGGTAAATAGCCAGCCATTAAGACAAAAAGAATCACACCGCATGACCACAGATCTGCCTTTGCTCCGTCATAGCCTTTGTTGTTGATCACCTAAAAAGGTGAGGTGCCAACGAAAAAACCAAAGGTTAATGAGATTAAAGAAATGGTAGTTTACTTTGAACCAAAAACTAATATACCTCTGGAGCAACATAATTTGGCGTACCACATGTTGTATGGAGCAACCCATCTTCCTAAAGAGAGAAGATTATCAGAAACAAGACTATATAAATTGCTTATGTAAAGCTACCAAATAATTCACCATAGTATCAATAAATCCCAAAGCATTATGGGAGGCATGAGCAAGTCAGAATGAGAAGTGGGGGCTTCTAGGGACCAGTGGTGACCAAAAACTCTTCAAATTAAGTTCTGGATAACATTTTTTATGATATGCTTTTACTCACTCGAACTTGTTGTGGTAGTGCACTcaatccaaaatctgaaacCTTAAGAACTCCATTAACATCCAGCAGTAAATTCTCTGGCTGCAAAATGCCAAACCATGATAACAtcatatttctcttcttttaggGATAGATGCAATAACATTGgaacaaacatacataaaaatcaGTCTATCACCTTCAACTGCACTACTCAtgtcaaaccaaaaataaataaaaacacaacaatTAACATTATCAAAACATTAGCCAGCAAGTGGATAGCAAATACAACAATGAGGAATCACACCTTTAGGTCTCTATGAAATACGCCTCTGCTATGACAGTAGTCCACAGCATTAATAAGTTGCTgaaaatactttctagcttcaTCTTCCTTCAACCTCCCTTTACTTGCCTGTATCAAGAAATATAGCACAAAAACCAGTCAACCATGGAGGATTATTAACATAATGAACAACGTACTTCATTCCAGATTGCATAGGATTGTCATCAGCAGTAAACAACCACTATCTTACAATTTTGTCAAAAAGTTCCCCACCAGtcacaaattccaaaacaatgtATATCTTTGTCTTGCTAGCCATCGCCTATACAAGTAACAATGATGGGAATCAATTCAGATGCAGAAGTAAATCAAGAAACATTATAGGGTAAGTACTAAACATGTTGAAAATCCAGGGCAGAGAAATAGATCAGGTAAAAAGTTGATACCAATATCTAGCAGTAAAGCACAAAGACCCTGAAATCACAAATCATGCCACAACATGAGATAAGGTAAATGTAAAATTACGAAGGTGGCTGTGTTCTTTAACCTCATACATACGGATAACATTTGGGTGTCTTATCAGTTTCATTGTTGAGATTTCGCGTTTAATCTGCACAGGAAAAACCAGCCAGAAAATAGTTAAGGTAAGACACATTGAGATGCAGattgaaagaaaatcatttttcaatttcaacaaaATCTTTGCACGGCCAcatatcaaataattttcttGAGTGCCAGAGTGGGTGTAAAGAACTCATCTGGCAATCAAATTgttgcttcttttctttttctttttttctttttacattttcCATAGCAACGGAAAATTAGCCGTAAGAAAGAAACAGACTCTCACACAATAAGACAAACCTGAGTCTCAATATTTGTACACGAGACAAATAAAACATCACCAACCTAATCATATTACATAAAAGTTCTCTAAATTTGGCTAGTTCATCTCacaaaagattttattatagTATCCATACGCTTGACTCAAAACCAAATCATACATTACTAAATTGTTTAAGCTTAATAGAATTTAGCTCAATTCATTTGTTTGGGATGAAAATGAATTGACTGAGTTCCATGTGCATTTAATTctgtttttccctttttttggcACAAAAAGATACTACTTCAATAAGACGACTTTCCACTATTTCCCTACTAAAATACAGTACAAGAACAATTCATTTCCAATGTgaacagaaaaaaatataaaaaaatcaatacaacttatACGCCCTGTACATTGATTTGGTCACGAAACGACAAACAGATTATGTCAACTCGCCGAAGTTGACATTTTCTGTTCTTGAtttaaaagtaaagaaaattctTCCCCGGGCTCCGAGCTCCTAGCTATTTTTCTCGAAAATCAAACAGTCAATCCCCTGTATTGTCACTCCAAAAtgaaaaaccaattaaaaaaacgtaatttttcaaaacataaaaatttaatccTAAAGCAAGGAATTCAGCgaacgaaaaataaaaaacagatcTCACTTCTAACgcaaattagataaaaattaggATTGAAACCTGGCCGATCATCTTGTGCTTGAGAACCTTTTCTTTGTCGAGAATCTTGATTGCCACATTCTCTCCGGTCTCGACGTTCCGAGCGAACTTGACCTTGGCGAAATTTCCAGCGCCCAGTGTCCGACCCAGCTCATACTTCCCCACGCGTGTCCTGCTGTTATTGTTGGACCGCGACGCCATCTTCTCCCTCTCCAACCTCAAAATACTCCACTCCACTATCGAAACCCGTCACTTCCTCAGTTTCtccgccctctctctctctctctctctctctctctctagaattgAATTCCGCTCCCTGTAGAGCTTACGGATCAAGACCTCTTCTTCTTGCAGGGTTGCCATACCTGAGACTTCGCCATCCTCATTTTTCCTCTTTGTTTTCCGAAAACTCAAATTCAAACGTAAACCAAATGGCCCTAAAATCCCTCTTATTATCCCGTGCGAAAATCAAACCCGGGCTTCTAGTTTTACTCGGAGAGACGAGAGGGAGACACCGGGCTTTGAATCAGACATGGATCCCACGAATCCAAATCCAGGAGCAGGGAAACTATAATAACAGTAATAATGAAACTCAAAGGCTGTGAGAAAACAGCACGCTATGGAAGTGTGAACGAATCAATCAAGAAAAGGAAATGAGCCTCCGAGatcaacaaaaaagaaaagagaaaaaaagcgAACTTTTCGAGAATCGAGAGGCAGAGATCTCAAGGGAGAGAAGTATTCGGATTTGTTAATGGAATAGGAGCAGGCGTAATAGATCCGGACACGAATTGAGTGGTTTTCGGGAGCTGAACTGAACTGAGCTGCGCTGAAAGAGCTTGAAGCTCTGAGCGGAGGGTCAGTGCGATTGGGATTCGGCGTGTTTCGTTGTTTTACTATCGATTCATCGATATATATCCATTTGGTAACGGGTACGAGGAACATGGAACTGCCGCTGCAATCGCTCCGCTTCGCGCGTCACGCGAGGGTATCTTTTATCGCGCACTCGTGTCGCTCTCTAACTGGCTGTACGACCCACGTCTTGGCCGACCAGGTAGAGCCCTTTCCATGATGTGTCACCAATCAGCGAGAGTGTTTGCAATATGGTCAACTCAGAACAGTCCGCCGTTTTCGAAACCTTCTCCTCGTCATACCTATCATACAccatcacatttattttttatttatttttatatatatttttattttactcttattaaattaaaagaatcattcaacttattatttatataccatatatttaataaataaaataaaaaattatatattatatatgatatagaaatattagtaaatattttttttaattataaaaaggattttataatcattttaatcatcttttaaaatttttaatagcaCTGCTTGGGCCACCAAGGCTAGTCCCGATAAATTCTACTGACTAAtgcaaaattcacattttattttgggtgtactttttaaaacttttaaatatttaaaaaaaataagaatttattaaaaaaaagaaattttatttatagtcttTAAGTGGAGACTACATGtgcatactttttattaaatgaaaaaaaatttataattttaaaaaattttaaagataaaattatctaaaacTGCATTGTagttcttaaataaaaaatatatatataattgtaatttttttttcttatatatttttttaacacttttaaatattttaaaaaaatatatataatattataagaaatattttttaattattaaataaaaaaataaaaaataaaattttttaacgaTAATACCAAACGGTatgagtatcattttccttttttttttttttttttttggctgcaATAATTTCATGTATAAATTGAAATCTTTTTAATACCCATAGAGTTGCATATGACGTCAAAGGTGTCACTCAAGTGTAATAGTTATAGCACCATAAGGATAACATTCTTTTAATCCTTCATTATtcgttttttttctttcaattatttgataccttgtaatgattaattcaataaaatgataaataatattacctTTTGTCCCTACCATTATGGCCTTGTAGTGGCTTGTACGGCTTTGtctcaaatcattttattttgtcaaataaccTATCTTTTGGAAAATCAGTGTCTCTTTAAAAACacaattgtttttaaatatttttaaattactttattattattcaaaaaatatttactataagttactactattctcattactatttacctATCATctaagatatttttaatattcaaagaGTCTAATGGTCTTAATAACTTTCTTGTATTCCTCCACATTTGGAGCAAAGAGAGTTGCTATTAGAgttaaatacacttaaaattacttttttaatcattaagtaaaaagaaaatacagaaCGGTCAAAGTTAGAAGGCATTGTATATTTTTTCTTGGAGTAAATGAAGATTATAAATGCACATCAGAATGAAATTCCTATCAGAAAAATTTGGTTGTAAATGATTTTACACACCAATACGTGTATTTATCTAACGTGATTGGTCAGACAGtcagattttaatgaaaattgtgccaatttaaattttgaatatgaaggcaACGATATTGGTATACAGATCAATACACAAATTtgcttgtacgtaacaaaacttaTTCCTATCACCCACAAAAATGTGACATTATTCTGTACGTGAATAAGAAACTCTGGGCCAATAGCCTATGGAGATTAATGACATTATCTTCAGTTTAAGAGATCATGTGTGTAAGGGGATTCTTCCTCCCTATTGGTCCAAATAACAAGCCCATAAGATCtcagaagagaggaaaaaataaagaattggACTTAAGGGCTATTTGAATagtaagatgaaataagatggttttcgataaaagttaaataaaatattattaaaatattattattgttttgaaatttaaaaatattgaattatttattatattttatataaaaatttataataattaaaatgagataatttttaaatccaaataaCTCCTTAAATTATCAGGATAAtctataaaattcaaaagaacAAGTCAAAAAGAGAGAAGATGACCATGtggaaggagaaagaaaaaaggcacAAAGTTAGCCAATAATGCATGTATTATAACCATAAGATAATAGTAAATTACTGAAGTACAAATGGACCCATTAAACCAATGctattttgaaaaggaaagtaacGTTAAAATATTGATCAGGTATAGACTTATGGTACGGTCGTGCCAGCCCCCATGTGTGCTGACCAAAGAAAACTCAACAAAACTTTTGATATGCTAAATATTAATGCTATCTGCACATTATTGATGTCTGCcatttaaaattgataaaagtCGTCTTACATCTacttagattttataaaaataaatttataaattgatataattttatgtgatccgttagatctattttataataaaattaattttataatatgacgcATCACATCAAACTGTATTAGTTCGTGAATTTACATTTATGAAATCTCTTTTTAAACATTTATCTTGTACTAGCTCACATGTTATCGATTAGTGTTACATGTACTTACACTTTTATTTACAAGactcatttgttattattatttttttttaatttcaaatgttgaatttcagattttataattttcagcatatcaataattaacaagtaacatttttcttattataatcAATTGCaaagattaaataaataaaaaagactaaaaaaaaGGGCTTAACTCTAAATTCAAATTAAGGAAGTATCTGTCATTTTCTGCCATGTAAGACtttcttatttaaattttagtaGATAAAGAGGTCACGTCGAAATATAAAAGTCACCTCTATCTTCGTACTTTTttaaattaggaaaaaaattactaaGGTCACGTCCATTTTTTTGGGCAAAGCTTACCTTATGTTCATGACAAAATATGGGTTTGGACTTGGGATATTTAAGGGTATCAaatagttagaaaaaaaaaatgaaaatgaacctTTTATCCTCAACAATATAAAAgattaagaaattaatataagatGCGTTTCATATACCATACATGTCTCTTTCGTTCTAAACCATGTTagtttttcaataattaaacaATCAATCAAGCACACTTCTGTAGATGTGGGGGAAGATGTAACACCAATCAATCTCTGTAGATTTGGATAATGAACAACTAGCACTAACTTATAACTTCAATAATAGCAATCCCTAGATGTTATGTTAAGGTCAACACTTAATAATATTGACAAAATATCGATGTACCTCTcaatcatcattatttaaaatatagacAAATACAAGGAAgtcttaaaaaatagataaattgtcAAGAGTTTATAACTTAGATGGCATGAGACCCAACCTCCATAAGAGAGATCTTGAGTTCGATTCCTCTCACCAAATctctcaataaaaaaaaaaaattcaaagaaaagaagaggTAATATTGTATGTATACAATTTTTGGCAAAAAAAGATTACAGAATAATCTTAAAATAGTAGTAAATGggaagatattgaaaatattaaaagatatgaAAGATATTATAATTTGAGAAACGCTTGAAGTCTCCAATTTGGGTCCCAAGCATTTCTACcgatatctttttttatttatttagtaattgagtaagtatttttttaatgatattgtgattttatacttttttaaatatttaaaatgtgtaaggagattgtaaaaaaatgtataaaaaatgacaaaaataaaaataggctTATCAGTGGGCAGTGTTAGGAGCCACTCTCGATAACTCTATCACTGcccttataattttatttgtagttGGATGAGATAACTatacttatatgaaaaaaagataaaaaaaaaattatatattaaatgatgaagagaaataatagataaactgatatagaatacattttaaAGTTATTTAGTTAAAATTGATATCAACAATAATGTTAAAATTAATGTTAGTACGAGTCAAGATTTATGAGTAAACAGATCTTTGTAGTATCGTTgacattatattttaagttatatATGTTTTCTAGAATTCAAAAGCTTGTAAAAAAATTGCCATATTAATCtttaaaaagtataaatttaaaaaagtataaatttaaaagaataattttaacaaaaataataataattacgtgttgataatagaatattgttatatatagactatagtctTAAAGTATGTCGTCCTGtacattttacttttttaaaaagaagtgTAATTGATTTACAAACTAGTctatacaaattatatatatttctttgaaACATTAGGTTCTTTTATAGCTTTTTTTCTTTCGAGTGCAAGAATGCAAGAATTCCAAAGTTGTATGATGGCGTGCAGTTTCCTCACATATGAGACTAATGGATTGTGCTATGGATGTGTTTTACCGCCACTTACATACGATCACCTTTAATCAAAGAATAGAGCGGCTTAAGGTTCGTGGGAAtgcttttgatat
This genomic interval from Carya illinoinensis cultivar Pawnee chromosome 10, C.illinoinensisPawnee_v1, whole genome shotgun sequence contains the following:
- the LOC122279332 gene encoding CBL-interacting serine/threonine-protein kinase 23-like isoform X1 — translated: MASRSNNNSRTRVGKYELGRTLGAGNFAKVKFARNVETGENVAIKILDKEKVLKHKMIGQIKREISTMKLIRHPNVIRMYEAMASKTKIYIVLEFVTGGELFDKIASKGRLKEDEARKYFQQLINAVDYCHSRGVFHRDLKKRNMMLSWFGILQPENLLLDVNGVLKVSDFGLSALPQQVREDGLLHTTCGTPNYVAPEVINNKGYDGAKADLWSCGVILFVLMAGYLPFEESNLAALYKKIFKADFTCPPWFSSSAKKLIKRILDPSPSTRITIAEVIENEWFKKGYKPPSFEDADVSLVDVDDIFNEIGDSRELVVEKREEGPMAPVTMNAFELISTSQGLNLSSLFEKQMGFVKRETRFTSKSPANEIISKIEQAAMPLGFNVKKSNFKLKLHGEKTGRKGHLAVATEIFEVAPSLYMVEVRKSGGDTLEFHKFYKSLTAGLKDIVWKTDDEAEERKEDEGVVASA
- the LOC122279332 gene encoding CBL-interacting serine/threonine-protein kinase 23-like isoform X6 — translated: MASRSNNNSRTRVGKYELGRTLGAGNFAKVKFARNVETGENVAIKILDKEKVLKHKMIGQIKREISTMKLIRHPNVIRMYEASKGRLKEDEARKYFQQLINAVDYCHSRGVFHRDLKPENLLLDVNGVLKVSDFGLSALPQQVREDGLLHTTCGTPNYVAPEVINNKGYDGAKADLWSCGVILFVLMAGYLPFEESNLAALYKKIFKADFTCPPWFSSSAKKLIKRILDPSPSTRITIAEVIENEWFKKGYKPPSFEDADVSLVDVDDIFNEIGDSRELVVEKREEGPMAPVTMNAFELISTSQGLNLSSLFEKQMGFVKRETRFTSKSPANEIISKIEQAAMPLGFNVKKSNFKLKLHGEKTGRKGHLAVATEIFEVAPSLYMVEVRKSGGDTLEFHKFYKSLTAGLKDIVWKTDDEAEERKEDEGVVASA
- the LOC122279332 gene encoding CBL-interacting serine/threonine-protein kinase 23-like isoform X5, giving the protein MASRSNNNSRTRVGKYELGRTLGAGNFAKVKFARNVETGENVAIKILDKEKVLKHKMIGQIKREISTMKLIRHPNVIRMYEASKGRLKEDEARKYFQQLINAVDYCHSRGVFHRDLKRNMMLSWFGILQPENLLLDVNGVLKVSDFGLSALPQQVREDGLLHTTCGTPNYVAPEVINNKGYDGAKADLWSCGVILFVLMAGYLPFEESNLAALYKKIFKADFTCPPWFSSSAKKLIKRILDPSPSTRITIAEVIENEWFKKGYKPPSFEDADVSLVDVDDIFNEIGDSRELVVEKREEGPMAPVTMNAFELISTSQGLNLSSLFEKQMGFVKRETRFTSKSPANEIISKIEQAAMPLGFNVKKSNFKLKLHGEKTGRKGHLAVATEIFEVAPSLYMVEVRKSGGDTLEFHKFYKSLTAGLKDIVWKTDDEAEERKEDEGVVASA
- the LOC122279332 gene encoding CBL-interacting serine/threonine-protein kinase 23-like isoform X2; amino-acid sequence: MASRSNNNSRTRVGKYELGRTLGAGNFAKVKFARNVETGENVAIKILDKEKVLKHKMIGQIKREISTMKLIRHPNVIRMYEAMASKTKIYIVLEFVTGGELFDKIASKGRLKEDEARKYFQQLINAVDYCHSRGVFHRDLKRNMMLSWFGILQPENLLLDVNGVLKVSDFGLSALPQQVREDGLLHTTCGTPNYVAPEVINNKGYDGAKADLWSCGVILFVLMAGYLPFEESNLAALYKKIFKADFTCPPWFSSSAKKLIKRILDPSPSTRITIAEVIENEWFKKGYKPPSFEDADVSLVDVDDIFNEIGDSRELVVEKREEGPMAPVTMNAFELISTSQGLNLSSLFEKQMGFVKRETRFTSKSPANEIISKIEQAAMPLGFNVKKSNFKLKLHGEKTGRKGHLAVATEIFEVAPSLYMVEVRKSGGDTLEFHKFYKSLTAGLKDIVWKTDDEAEERKEDEGVVASA
- the LOC122279332 gene encoding CBL-interacting serine/threonine-protein kinase 23-like isoform X7 produces the protein MKLIRHPNVIRMYEAMASKTKIYIVLEFVTGGELFDKIASKGRLKEDEARKYFQQLINAVDYCHSRGVFHRDLKKRNMMLSWFGILQPENLLLDVNGVLKVSDFGLSALPQQVREDGLLHTTCGTPNYVAPEVINNKGYDGAKADLWSCGVILFVLMAGYLPFEESNLAALYKKIFKADFTCPPWFSSSAKKLIKRILDPSPSTRITIAEVIENEWFKKGYKPPSFEDADVSLVDVDDIFNEIGDSRELVVEKREEGPMAPVTMNAFELISTSQGLNLSSLFEKQMGFVKRETRFTSKSPANEIISKIEQAAMPLGFNVKKSNFKLKLHGEKTGRKGHLAVATEIFEVAPSLYMVEVRKSGGDTLEFHKFYKSLTAGLKDIVWKTDDEAEERKEDEGVVASA
- the LOC122279332 gene encoding CBL-interacting serine/threonine-protein kinase 23-like isoform X3, whose product is MASRSNNNSRTRVGKYELGRTLGAGNFAKVKFARNVETGENVAIKILDKEKVLKHKMIGQIKREISTMKLIRHPNVIRMYEAMASKTKIYIVLEFVTGGELFDKIASKGRLKEDEARKYFQQLINAVDYCHSRGVFHRDLKPENLLLDVNGVLKVSDFGLSALPQQVREDGLLHTTCGTPNYVAPEVINNKGYDGAKADLWSCGVILFVLMAGYLPFEESNLAALYKKIFKADFTCPPWFSSSAKKLIKRILDPSPSTRITIAEVIENEWFKKGYKPPSFEDADVSLVDVDDIFNEIGDSRELVVEKREEGPMAPVTMNAFELISTSQGLNLSSLFEKQMGFVKRETRFTSKSPANEIISKIEQAAMPLGFNVKKSNFKLKLHGEKTGRKGHLAVATEIFEVAPSLYMVEVRKSGGDTLEFHKFYKSLTAGLKDIVWKTDDEAEERKEDEGVVASA
- the LOC122279332 gene encoding CBL-interacting serine/threonine-protein kinase 23-like isoform X8; translated protein: MASKTKIYIVLEFVTGGELFDKIASKGRLKEDEARKYFQQLINAVDYCHSRGVFHRDLKKRNMMLSWFGILQPENLLLDVNGVLKVSDFGLSALPQQVREDGLLHTTCGTPNYVAPEVINNKGYDGAKADLWSCGVILFVLMAGYLPFEESNLAALYKKIFKADFTCPPWFSSSAKKLIKRILDPSPSTRITIAEVIENEWFKKGYKPPSFEDADVSLVDVDDIFNEIGDSRELVVEKREEGPMAPVTMNAFELISTSQGLNLSSLFEKQMGFVKRETRFTSKSPANEIISKIEQAAMPLGFNVKKSNFKLKLHGEKTGRKGHLAVATEIFEVAPSLYMVEVRKSGGDTLEFHKFYKSLTAGLKDIVWKTDDEAEERKEDEGVVASA
- the LOC122279332 gene encoding CBL-interacting serine/threonine-protein kinase 23-like isoform X4; the protein is MASRSNNNSRTRVGKYELGRTLGAGNFAKVKFARNVETGENVAIKILDKEKVLKHKMIGQIKREISTMKLIRHPNVIRMYEASKGRLKEDEARKYFQQLINAVDYCHSRGVFHRDLKKRNMMLSWFGILQPENLLLDVNGVLKVSDFGLSALPQQVREDGLLHTTCGTPNYVAPEVINNKGYDGAKADLWSCGVILFVLMAGYLPFEESNLAALYKKIFKADFTCPPWFSSSAKKLIKRILDPSPSTRITIAEVIENEWFKKGYKPPSFEDADVSLVDVDDIFNEIGDSRELVVEKREEGPMAPVTMNAFELISTSQGLNLSSLFEKQMGFVKRETRFTSKSPANEIISKIEQAAMPLGFNVKKSNFKLKLHGEKTGRKGHLAVATEIFEVAPSLYMVEVRKSGGDTLEFHKFYKSLTAGLKDIVWKTDDEAEERKEDEGVVASA